In Piliocolobus tephrosceles isolate RC106 chromosome 5, ASM277652v3, whole genome shotgun sequence, a single genomic region encodes these proteins:
- the ZNF292 gene encoding zinc finger protein 292 has product MADEEAEQERLSRGEGGCVAELQRLGEQLQELERQLRESRVPAVEAATDYCQQLCQTLLEYAEKWKTSEDPLPLLEVYTVAIQSYVKARPYLTSECENVALVLERLALSCVELLLCLPVELSDKQWEQFQSLVQVAHEKLMENGSCELHFLATLAQETGVWKNPVLCTILSQEPLDKDKVNEFLAFEGPILLDMRIKHLIKTHQLSQATALAKLCSDHPEIGTKGSFKQTYLVCLCTSSPNEKLIEEISEVDCKDALEMICNLESEGDEKSALVLCTAFLSRQLQQGDMYCAWELTLFWSKLQQRVEPSIQVYLERCRQLSLLTKTVYHIFFLIKVINSETEGAGLATCIELCVKALRLESTENTEVKISICKTISCLLPDDLEVKRACQLSEFLIEPTVDAYYAVEMLYNQPDQKYDEENLPIPNSLRCELLLVLKTQWPFDPEFWDWKTLKRQCLALMGEEASIVSSIDELNDSEVYEKVDYQEESKETSMNGLSGGVGANSGLLKDVGDEKQKKREIKQLRERGFISARFRNWQAYMQYCVLCDKEFLGHRIVRHAQKHYKDGIYSCPICAKNFNSKETFVPHVTLHVKQSSKERLAAMKPLRRLGRPPKITTANENQKTNTVAKQEQRPIKKNSLYSTDFIVFNDNDGSDDENDDKDKSYEPEVIPVQKPVPVNEFNCPVTFCKKGFKYFKNLIAHVKGHKDNEDAKRFLEMQSKKVICQYCRRHFVSVTHLNDHLQMHCGSKPYICIQMKCKAGFNSYAELLTHRKEHQVFRAKCMFPKCGRIFSEAYLLYDHEAQHYNTYTCKFTGCGKVYRSQGELEKHLDDHSTPPEKVLSPEAQLNSSGGSIQPSEVNQNTAENTEKERTVLPSENNIENSLLADRSDAWDKSKAESTVTKQDQISASQLRQVDGPLSNGLENTATTPLLQSSEVAVSIKVSLNQGIEDNFGKQENSTVEGNGESLVTDLHTPVEDTCNDLCHPGFQERKEQDCFNEAQVTQNSLVNSETLKIGDLTPQNLERQVNNLMTFSVQNQAGFQNNLPTSKFECGDNVKTSSNLYNLPLKTLESIAFVPPQPNISNSLGTPSVPPKAPVQKFSCQVEGCTRTYNSSQSIGKHMKTAHPDQYAAFKMQRKNKKGQKANNLNTPNNGKFVYFLPSPVNSSNNAFFTSQTKANANPTCSAQLQHVSPPIFPAHLASVSTPLLSSMESVINPNITSQDKNEQGGMLCSQMENLPNTALPAQMEDLTKTVLPLNIDSGSDPFLPLPAESSSMSLFPSPADSGTNSVFSQLENNTHHYSSQMEGNTNSSFLKGGNGENAVFPSQVNVADNFSSTNDQQSAPEKVKKDRGRGPNGKERKPKHNKRAKWPAIIRDGKFICSRCYRAFTNPRSLGGHLSKRSYCKPLDGAEIAQELLQSNGQPSLLASMILSTNAVNLQQPQQSTFNPEACFKDPSFLQLLAAENRSPTFLPNTFPRPGVTNFNTSVSQEGSEIIKQALETAGIPSTFEGAEMLSHVSTGCVSDTPQVNATVIPNPTVPPLLQTVCHPNTLLTNQNRTSNSKTSSIEECSSLPVFPTNDLLLKTVENGLCSSSFPNSGGPSQNFASNSSRVSVISGPQNTRPSHLNKKGNSASKRRKKVAPPLIAPNSSQNLVTSDLTTMGLIAKSIEIPTTNLHSNVIPGCEPQNLVENLTQKLNNVNNQLFMTDVKENFKTSIESHTVLAPLTLKTENGDSQMMALNSCTTSINSDLQISEDNVIQNFEKTLEIIKTAMNSQILEVKSGSQGAGETSQNAQINYNIQLPSVNTVQNNKLPDSSQFSSFISVMPTKSNIPQSEVSHKEDQIQEILEGLQKLKLENDLSPPASQCVLINTSVTLTPTPIKSTADVTVVQPVSEMMNIQFNDKVNKPFVCQNQGCNYSAMTKDALFKHYGKIHQYTPEMILEIKKNQLKFAPFKCVVPTCTKTFTRNSNLRAHCQLVHHFTTEEMVKLKIKRPYGRKSQSENLLAPRSTQVKKQLAMTEENKKESQPVLELRAETQTTHSNVAVIPEKQLVEKKSPDKTESPLQVITVTSEQCNTNALTNIQTKGRKIRRHKKEKEEKKRKKPVSQSLEFPTRYSPYRPYRCVHQGCFAAFTIQQNLILHYQAVHKSDLPAFSAEVEEESEAGKESEETETKQTLKEFRCQVSDCSRIFQAITGLIQHYMKLHEMTPEEIESMTASVDVGKFPCDQLECKSSFTTYLNYVVHLEADHGIGLRASKTEEDGVYKCDCEGCDRIYATRSNLLRHIFNKHNDKHKAHLIRPRRLTPGQENMSSKANQEKSKSKHRGVKHSRCGKEGIKMPKTKRKKKNNLENKNAKIVQIEENKPYSLKRGKHVYSIKARNDALSECTSRFVTQYPCMIKGCTSVVTSESNIIRHYKCHKLSKAFTSQHRNLLIVFKRCCNSQVKETSEQEGAKNDVKDSDTCVSESSDNSRTTATVSQKEVEKNEKDEMDELTELFITKLINEDSTSVETQAITSSNVSNDFQEDNPCQSERQKASTLKRVNKEKNVSQNKKRKVEKAEPASAAELSSVRKEEETAVAIQTTEEHPASFDWSSFKPMGFEVSFLKFLEESAVKQKKNIDKDHPNTGNKKGSHSNSRKNIDKTAVTSGNHVCPCKESETFVQFANPSQLQCSDNVKIVLDRNLKDCTELVLKQLQEMKPTVSLKKLEVHSNDPDMSVVKDISIGKATGRGQY; this is encoded by the exons atttcagAAGTTGATTGCAAAGATGCACTGGAAATGATCTGTAACTTAGAATCTGAGGGTGATGAAAAAAGTGCTCTTGTCTTATGTACTGCATTTTTGTCACGTCAGCTCCAACAAGGAGATATGTACTGCGCTTG ggaactTACTCTCTTTTGGAGTAAATTACAACAAAGAGTAGAACCATCTATACAAGTGTACCTTGAGAGGTGTCGTCAACTTTCTTTGTTAACGAAAAcagtatatcacattttcttcctgATTAAAGTTATTAATTCAGAG ACTGAAGGGGCTGGACTTGCTACCTGTATAGAATTGTGTGTAAAAGCTCTTCGCTTGGAGTCTACAGAAAATACTGAAGTGAAAATATCTATTTGCAAGACCATTTCATGTTTGTTGCCTGATGATCTGGAAGTAAAACGTGCTTGTCAACTGAGTGAATTTCTTATTGAGCCTACAGTAGATGCGTATTATGCTGTGGAAATGTTATATAATCAGCCAGACCAGAAATATGATGAAGAGAATCTTCCAATACCAAATTCTCTACGCTGTGAGCTGTTACTTGTATTGAAAACTCAGTGGCCCTTTGATCCAGAATTCTGGGATTGGAAAACCTTGAAACGACAATGCCTTGCATTAATGGGAGAAGAAGCATCCATTGTGTCTTCAATAGATGAACTAAATGACAGTGAAGTATATGAAAAAGTAGACTACCAAGAAGAGAGTAAAGAAACATCTATGAATGGACTTTCTGGTGGAGTTGGTGCTAATTCTGGCCTTCTTAAAGACGTTGGTGATGAAAagcagaagaagagagagataaaACAGTTAAGAGAGAGGGGATTTATATCTGCTAGGTTTAGGAATTGGCAAGCCTACATGCAGTATTGTGTGTTGTGTGACAAAGAATTCCTTGGTCACAGAATAGTACGACATGCTCAGAAACATTACAAAGATGGAATTTATAGTTGCCCCATATGTGCAAAGAACTTTAATTCTAAAGAAACTTTTGTCCCTCATGTCACACTGCATGTTAAACAATCTAGCAAAGAGAGACTAGCAGCTATGAAACCATTAAGAAGATTGGGAAGGCCTCCAAAGATCACAACTGCCAATGAAAATCAGAAGACTAATACTGTGGCTAAACAAGAGCAGCGACCTATAAAAAAGAATAGTCTCTATTCAACAGATTTTATAGTGTTTAATGACAATGATGGTTCAGACGATGAGAATGATGACAAAGATAAATCCTATGAGCCAGAAGTGATTCCAGTCCAGAAACCAGTACCTGTTAATGAATTTAATTGCCCTGTAACTTTTTGCAAAAAGGGctttaagtactttaaaaatttaattgctCATGTAAAGGGGCATAAAGATAATGAAGATGCTAAGCGCTTTCTTGAAATGCAGAGCAAAAAAGTTATTTGCCAGTACTGTAGGCGGCATTTTGTGAGTGTTACTCATCTCAATGATCACTTACAGATGCACTGTGGCAGTAAACCATATATCTGTATACAGATGAAATGTAAAGCTGGTTTTAATAGTTATGCCGAGCTTTTAACCCACCGAAAGGAGCATCAAGTCTTTAGAGCAAAATGTATGTTTCCTAAATGTGGAAGAATTTTTTCGGAAGCTTATTTACTGTATGATCATGAAGCACAACATTATAATACGTACACTTGCAAGTTCACAGGTTGTGGTAAAGTTTATCGTTCTCAGGGTGAGCTGGAAAAGCATCTGGATGATCACAGTACTCCTCCTGAAAAAGTGCTGTCTCCTGAAGCCCAACTTAATTCATCTGGAGGTTCCATTCAGCCTTCTGAAGTGAATCAGAACACAGCAGAGaatactgagaaagaaagaactgtGCTTCCTTCAGAAAATAACATTGAAAACAGCTTACTAGCAGATAGAAGTGATGCTTGGGATAAAAGCAAAGCAGAATCAACTGTGACCAAACAAGACCAGATTTCTGCCTCTCAGCTCAGGCAAGTTGATGGACCATTGTCAAATGGTTTGGAAAACACTGCTACTACTCCTCTGCTTCAATCCAGTGAAGTAGCTGTGTCCATTAAGGTGTCTCTCAATCAGGGGATTGAGGATAACTTTGGAAAGCAAGAAAACTCAACTGTGGAAGGCAATGGTGAATCTCTGGTCACAGACTTACATACACCAGTTGAAGATACTTGTAATGATTTATGTCATCCAGGTTTCcaggagagaaaagaacaagatTGCTTTAATGAAGCCCAGGTTACTCAGAATTCTTTAGTAAATTCAGAAACTCTCAAAATAGGTGACCTTACCCCACAAAACTTAGAAAGACAAGTGAACAACTTGATGACCTTTTCTGTGCAAAATCAGGCAGGATTTCAAAACAATTTACCAACTTCCAAATTTGAATGTGGAGATAATGTTAAAACATCATCCAATCTTTATAATTTACCTCTTAAGACATTAGAAAGTATTGCATTTGTTCCGCCACAGCCCAATATAAGTAATTCATTAGGAACCCCATCAGTGCCTCCAAAAGCTCCAGTTCAGAAATTCAGCTGCCAGGTCGAGGGATGTACTCGAACCTATAACTCTTCACAGAGTATTGGGAAACACATGAAGACAGCACACCCTGACCAATATGCTGCATTTAAAATGCAgcgcaaaaataaaaaaggtcagAAAGCTAACAACTTAAATACACCAAATAAtggaaaatttgtttattttttgccatcACCGGTGAACAGCTcaaataatgcattttttacaTCACAGACCAAAGCCAATGCGAATCCTACTTGTTCGGCCCAGTTGCAGCATGTCTCGCCTCCCATTTTTCCAGCTCATTTAGCAAGTGTGTCAACTCCATTGTTGTCCTCAATGGAAAGTGTCATAAATCCAAATATAACTTCTCAGGATAAAAATGAACAAGGTGGTATGTTATGTTCCCAAATGGAAAATTTACCTAATACTGCCTTGCCAGCACAAATGGAAGATCTAACCAAAACAGTTCTGCCTTTGAATATTGACAGTGGCTCAgatcctttccttcctttacCTGCAGAAAGTAGTTCAATGTCTCTCTTCCCTTCACCAGCAGATAGTGGGACTAATTCTGTTTTTTCCCAACTGGAAAATAATACACATCATTATTCCTCACAGATGGAAGGAAATACTAATTCCTCCTTTCTGAAGGGGGGTAATGGTGAAAATGCAGTTTTTCCTTCACAAGTGAATGTTGCAGATAACTTCAGTAGCACCAATGACCAACAGTCTGCacctgaaaaagttaaaaaagaccGTGGGCGGGGCccaaatgggaaagaaagaaaacctaagCACAACAAAAGGGCTAAATGGCCTGCAATTATCAGAGATGGGAAATTTATCTGTAGCAGGTGTTACAGGGCTTTTACTAATCCCAGATCACTGGGTGGGCACTTATCCAAGCGATCTTACTGTAAACCACTGGATGGAGCCGAAATTGCTCAAGAACTTCTACAGAGTAATGGACAGCCTTCTCTTCTTGCCAGCATGATTCTTTCCACAAATGCAGTAAATTTGCAGCAGCCACAACAATCTACCTTCAATCCAGAAGCATGTTTTAAAGATCCATCATTTCTACAGCTTCTTGCTGCTGAAAATCGCTCGCCAACATTTTTACCAAATACATTTCCTCGACCTGGCGTGACTAACTTTAATACCAGTGTCAGTCAAGAAGGTAGTGAAATTATTAAACAGGCTTTGGAAACTGCTGGCATTCCCAGTACATTTGAGGGTGCTGAGATGCTTTCTCATGTTTCAACAGGTTGTGTCTCTGATACACCACAAGTAAATGCAACAGTGATTCCAAATCCAACTGTACCACCCCTGTTGCAAACTGTATGCCATCCAAACACCTTGCTGACCAACCAGAATAGGACATCAAACTCTAAAACTTCCTCCATTGAGGAATGTAGCAGCTTGCCTGTTTTTCCAACGAATGACTTACTACTGAAGACTGTTGAAAATGGTTTGTGCTCTAGTTCATTTCCTAATTCTGGTGGGCCATCACAAAATTTTGCCAGTAACAGTTCTCGTGTTTCTGTTATAAGTGGTCCTCAGAACACAAGACCcagtcatttaaataaaaagggaaacagtgcttctaagagaagaaagaaagttgCTCCTCCACTAATTGCACCTAATTCTTCCCAAAACTTGGTAACAAGTGACTTAACAACAATGGGACTCATAGCAAAGAGTATTGAAATCCCAACTACTAACCTTCACTCAAATGTAATTCCAGGTTGTGAACCTCAGAATTTGGTGGAAAATCTAacacagaaattaaataatgttaaCAATCAGTTATTTATGACTGatgtaaaagagaattttaaaaccagTATTGAGTCCCATACAGTGTTAGCCCCTTTaacattaaaaactgaaaatggtgATTCCCAAATGATGGCTTTGAATTCATGCACAACTTCAATAAATTCTGATTTGCAGATTTCTGAAGACAATGTTATACAAAACTTTGAGAAGACTCTTGAAATTATTAAAACTGCTATGAATTCTCAAATACTTGAGGTAAAAAGTGGATCTCAGGGTGCTGGAGAAACATCACAAAATGctcaaataaattataacattcaGCTTCCTTCAGTAAACACTGTGCAAAATAACAAATTACCCGATTCTTCACAGTTTTCGTCCTTTATAAGTGTCATGCCAACAAAAAGTAACATTCCTCAGTCTGAAGTATCACATAAGGAGGATCAAATACAGGAAATTTTAGAAGGCTTACagaaactaaaattagaaaatgaccTGTCCCCTCCAGCATCCCAGTGTGTACTGATAAATACATCAGTGACACTGACTCCCACGCCTATTAAATCAACTGCAGATGTCACAGTTGTTCAGCCAGTTTCTGAAATGATGAACATTCAATTTAATGACAAAGTTAATAAACCCTTTGTGTGTCAAAACCAAGGCTGTAACTACAGTGCTATGACAAAGGATGCACTATTTAAGCACTATGGTAAAATTCATCAGTACACTCCAGAAATGATTCTTGAAATTAAGAAGAATCAATTGAAATTTGCTCCCTTTAAGTGTGTAGTACCTACATGTACAAAAACATTTACTAGAAATTCTAACCTCCGGGCACACTGTCAATTGGTGCATCATTTTACAACTGAAGAAATggtaaagttaaaaattaaaaggccTTATGGAAGAAAATCTCAGAGTGAAAATTTGTTGGCCCCGCGAAGTACACAAGTGAAAAAACAGCTAGCTATGAcggaggaaaataaaaaggaatctcAGCCTGTTTTAGAATTGAGAGCAGAGACCCAAACTACCCACAGTAATGTAGCAGTGATCCCAGAAAAACAACttgtagaaaaaaaaagccctgacAAAACAGAAAGTCCTTTACAAGTGATTACAGTTACTTCAGAACAATGTAATACGAATGCACTCACAAACATACAAACCAAAGGACGGAAAATTAGgaggcataaaaaagaaaaggaggagaaaaaacgAAAGAAGCCAGTTTCCCAATCCCTTGAGTTTCCAACAAGATACAGTCCTTACAGACCTTATCGATGTGTTCACCAGGGATGCTTTGCTGCCTTTACAATACAGCAAAACTTGATTCTCCATTACCAGGCTGTACACAAATCAGATCTACCTGCATTTTCAGCAGAGGTCGAAGAGGAAAGTGAAGCTGGTaaagaaagtgaagaaactgaaactaaACAAACTTTGAAAGAATTTCGATGTCAGGTAAGTGACTGTTCTCGAATTTTCCAAGCAATTACTGGCCTAATACAACACTATATGAAACTTCATGAAATGACTCCTGAAGAAATTGAAAGTATGACTGCTTCAGTGGATGTTGGGAAATTTCCGTGTGACCAGTTAGAGTGTAAATCTTCATTTACTACATACTTGAACTATGTTGTTCATCTAGAGGCAGACCATGGAATTGGACTAAGAGCAAGTAAAACTGAAGAAGATGGTGTATACAAATGTGATTGTGAAGGCTGTGACCGTATATATGCAACCCGGTCAAATCTCCTCCGACACATTTTTAATAAGCATAATGACAAGCATAAGGCTCATTTGATTCGCCCAAGAAGATTAACACCTGGGCAGGAAAATATGTCAAGCAAAGCAAACCAGGAAAAATCAAAGTCTAAACATCGGGGGGTGAAACACAGCAGATgtggaaaggaaggaataaaaatgCCCAAGACCaaacgaaagaaaaaaaataatttagaaaacaagaaTGCCAAGATTGTGCAGATTGAAGAAAATAAGCCTTATTCTCTGAAACGTGGGAAGCATGTATATTCTATAAAGGCTAGAAATGATGCCCTGTCTGAGTGTACAAGCAGATTTGTAACCCAGTATCCATGCATGATAAAGGGATGTACTTCGGTTGTTACAAGTGAAAGCAATATAATTAGACATTATAAGTGCCATAAATTATCTAAGGCATTTACATCACAACACCGAAATCTTCTTATTGTATTCAAACGGTGTTGCAACTCACAAGTAAAGGAAACGTCTGAGCAAGAAGGTGCTAAGAATGATGTGAAAGATTCTGACACGTGTGTATCAGAGAGCAGTGATAATTCAAGAACAACAGCTACAGTTTCACAAAAGgaagttgaaaaaaatgaaaaggatgaaATGGATGAACTAACAGAATTGtttattacaaaattaataaatgaagatAGCACAAGTGTAGAGACCCAGGCTATTACTTCTTCAAATGTGAGTAACGATTTTCAGGAAGATAACCCCTGCCAGtcagaaagacaaaaagcaaGTACTTTGAAGAgagttaataaagaaaaaaatgtctcacaaaataaaaaaaggaaagttgaaaAAGCTGAACCAGCATCGGCAGCTGAGTTAAGTAGCGTGcgtaaagaagaagaaactgcTGTTGCCATTCAAACCACTGAGGAGCATCCTGCATCTTTTGACTGGAGCTCTTTTAAGCCAATGGGATTTGAAGTATCATTTCTGAAGTTTCTTGAGGAGTCTGCagtgaagcagaagaaaaatattgacaaaGACCATCCAAATACTGGAAACAAAAAAGGATcccattcaaattcaagaaaaaatattgataagACTGCTGTGACTAGTGGAAATCATGTATGTCCTTGTAAAGAAAGCGAAACGTTTGTACAGTTTGCCAATCCATCACAGCTTCAGTGCAGTGATAatgtaaaaattgttttagaCAGAAATCTTAAAGATTGCACTGAGCTTGTCTTAAAGCAGCTTCAGGAAATGAAACCTACCGTCAGTCTGAAAAAACTTGAAGTACATTCAAATGATCCAGATATGTCTGTTGTGAAAGATATCAGTATAGGTAAAGCCACAGGCAGAGGTCAGTACTGA